The following coding sequences lie in one Rutidosis leptorrhynchoides isolate AG116_Rl617_1_P2 chromosome 6, CSIRO_AGI_Rlap_v1, whole genome shotgun sequence genomic window:
- the LOC139852719 gene encoding histone H3.2-like, whose amino-acid sequence MARTKQTARKSTGGKAPRKQLATKAARKSAPATGGVKKPHRFRPGTVALREIRKYQKSTELLIRKLPFQRLVREIAQDFKTDLRFQSSAVAALQEASEAYLVGLFEDTNLCAIHAKRVTIMPKDMQLARRIRGERA is encoded by the coding sequence ATGGCTCGTACTAAGCAAACAGCAAGAAAATCAACCGGTGGAAAAGCTCCGAGGAAGCAATTGGCAACTAAAGCCGCAAGGAAATCTGCACCGGCGACCGGAGGAGTGAAGAAGCCACACAGATTCAGGCCGGGAACCGTTGCTCTAAGAGAAATCAGAAAGTACCAGAAGAGTACCGAATTGCTGATAAGGAAGCTTCCATTTCAAAGGCTTGTGAGAGAAATTGCGCAGGATTTCAAAACCGATCTCCGATTCCAGAGCTCCGCCGTCGCCGCACTTCAGGAAGCCTCTGAAGCTTATCTTGTTGGACTGTTTGAAGATACGAATCTGTGTGCGATTCATGCCAAGAGAGTTACGATCATGCCCAAGGATATGCAGCTTGCTCGTAGGATTCGTGGAGAAAGAGCTtag
- the LOC139855990 gene encoding serine/threonine-protein phosphatase PP1, whose amino-acid sequence MNMLKVENMMEKKVLDDIIRRLLEGKGGKQVQLSESEIRQLCINARQIFLSQPIFLHLRAPIRICGDIHGQYQDLLRLFEYGGYPPTANYLFLGDYVDRGKQSLETICLLLAFKIRYPDKVFLLRGNHEDPKINRVYGFYDECKRRFNVRLWKIFTDCFNCLPIAALVDEKILCMHGGLSPELENLSQIEQIERPTEIPDNGLLCDLLWSDPSSTSEGWSDSDRGVSSTFGADVVYEFLKKNNLDLICRGHQVVEDGYEFFAKRRLVTIFSAPNYGGEFDNAGALLSVDESLVCSFEILKPLDNVQKPGTSKAPLKKPPRTGTA is encoded by the exons atgaatatgcTGAAAGTTGAAAACATGATGGAAAAAAAGGTACTAGACGATATAATCAGGAGATTGTTGGAAGGCAAAGGAGGAAAACAGGTTCAATTATCGGAATCTGAAATTCGTCAGCTCTGTATCAACGCTAGACAAATATTCCTTTCTCAGCCTATTTTTCTTCATCTTCGTGCTCCAATTCGAATTTGCG GTGATATACATGGACAATATCAAGATTTGTTGAGGCTCTTTGAATATGGTGGTTATCCTCCCACTGCAAATTACCTTTTTCTTGGTGATTATGTTGATCGAGGCAAGCAAAGTTTGGAAACAATATGTTTATTGCTTGCTTTTAAGATAAGATATCCTGATAAAGTGTTTCTTTTGAGAGGAAACCATGAAGATCCCAAAATCAACCGTGTTTATGGATTCTATGATGAATGTAAACGGAGATTTAACGTTCGTCTTTGGAAGATATTCACAGATTGCTTTAATTGTTTGCCTATTGCTGCATTAGTGGATGAAAAGATCCTTTGCATGCATGGGGGACTTTCACCGGAGCTTGAGAATTTAAGTCAAATAGAACAAATCGAGAGGCCTACTGAAATACCTGATAATGGACTTTTGTGTGATTTGCTTTGGTCTGATCCTTCTTCTACTTCAGAGGGCTGGTCAGATAGTGATCGAGGTGTTTCTTCTACTTTTGGGGCAGATGTAGTTTATGAATTTCTTAAGAAGAACAATCTGGACCTTATTTGCAGAGGTCATCAG GTGGTAGAAGATGGCTATGAGTTTTTCGCGAAAAGAAGGCTTGTTACAATATTTTCAGCTCCAAACTATGGGGGAGAGTTTGACAATGCGGGTGCACTATTGAGTGTTGATGAATCATTAGTGTGTTCTTTCGAGATATTGAAGCCACTTGATAATGTGCAAAAACCAGGCACTTCTAAGGCACCTCTAAAAAAG CCACCCAGAACGGGAACAGCCTAA
- the LOC139853544 gene encoding uncharacterized protein: MKDEIKIVRVEINSSGSAYQLIDMVSELSGVNLSSSKDGWSWSISSDRNFNVANTRRCIDISYLQEDSVNIYRVKLLPRKVNVFLSRFVLDRLSTRLNISSRGLEINDIRCLFCSHSVESLSHLLFSCDIASGVWRKVRLWTDIQLPTFDDCDSWFYWYQSVQLSSGLKLRIYNIVAALVWILWKYRNAFLFDPSRLKKQVLFDLIRMYSYNWLSDIGHVNISWNDWLIKPL, from the coding sequence ATGAAAGATGAAATTAAAATAGTACGAGTAGAAATCAACTCATCAGGTTCAGCATATCAGCTTATCGATATGGTCTCGGAACTTAGTGGTGTTAATCTTTCGAGTTCTAAAGATGGTTGGAGTTGGTCGATTTCTAGTGATAGAAATTTTAATGTTGCTAACACGAGACGGTGCATTGATATTTCTTACCTTCAAGAAGACTCGGTCAATATTTATCGGGTGAAATTGCTTCCACGCAAGGTGAATGTTTTTCTTTCGAGATTCGTATTGGATAGATTGTCCACTCGTTTGAATATTTCTTCTCGAGGTTTGGAGATAAATGATATCAGGTGTCTGTTCTGTTCTCATAGTGTGGAATCGTTATCACATTTATTATTCTCTTGCGATATTGCTTCGGGCGTGTGGAGGAAAGTAAGACTATGGACTGATATTCAGTTGCCTACGTTTGATGACTGTGACTCATGGTTTTATTGGTACCAATCGGTGCAGTTATCTTCGGGTCTCAAACTTCGGATCTACAACATAGTTGCGGCCTTGGTATGGATTTTGTGGAAGTATCGTAATGCTTTTCTATTCGACCCTTCTAGATTGAAGAAACAAGTACTTTTCGATTTGATTAGAATGTATTCGTATAATTGGTTATCGGATATAGGACATGTAAACATTAGTTGGAACGATTGGCTAATTAAGCCATTGTAG